Genomic DNA from Pedobacter africanus:
TTTACACATCAGGTAAATGCTGCCATTGATTACTGAAGCAAATTGCAGTGTGCTTGTTTTAGCAGCATTGGATAATATTTTATCAGGGTTTTCTTTCTCATATGCCCTTACTGCCACGGTATCATCCCCATATCTGTAAAAATTAACAGCGCCAGAGTTTTTCCCTATAGACCCTTCACCAATGATGAAGAAACCGTTTTCATAAGGGGCCACTTCCGGATCAACAGGGGTAGGGTCAGTGTTTTCCTTTTTACAGGCTTGTAAGGCTGCAGTTAAAAGAAGCCCGGCAGCAAAAAGTTGTTTAATGTTTAAGTGTTTCATGTATTTATTTATTGTTTGTTACAGTTTGCGCTGTCGGAAAAATGGCAAACGAACGGACATGCAATAAATACAGTACAATAACGCATCAATAGGTTACTATTAGTATCAATCGTGTTCTCATTCCAGCTTCAATCCCCGAAAGCTATGAAATCATTAATGCTGAAGGCAGGTCTCCTGACTTGCGCCCGGTTTTCCGCCTTCCCATTACACCTTATGTGGAACAGTGGCCAGATTAGAAAACCGTTTAAGCGCTTACAGTTGCGGGACAGTTACGGATTTTCACCGTATTCCCTTTTAATCCCGGGTGTAGATCCGGGAACCAAAAGCGTTGCAAAGGTAATAAAATAAGGGACATCTGGTAAAAATTACCTGGCTAAAGCCGAACAAAAGGCATCCAGAGTAAGATAAGTAAAGTTTTTTTTCTATAATTGACAATAAAACCACTCTAACCAGTTATACGCTAAATGAAAATTAAATCTCTTTTAATACTCTCCCTGTGCTTAGGTACAAAATTAAGTGCGCAGGTTACCGTCAACAATGCATGGAATAAGTTTTTTCAAAATGACCGTCAGACTTCCCGTGGCCTGTTCTTACAGCTCCTGAAAGATCCGAAAACACTTAATGATGCCTGTATAGGTCTATGCTTTATCTCGGAGATGGACAGGCGGAATGATGAGGCTTTTACCTATCTTAATAAACTTTATACAGGTTCTAAAAAGCCGGAACCCTATTTGTTTGCCTTATGGGGAAGTGCAGCAAATTATAGCGGGCACAAAAAATCTGCTGCGCAGATGTCGCATTACACCAACTTAACCCAAAGAAAAGACATTGACGGAACGCTGCCCGCAATGGCTTTTTCGCTAATCGGAAAACATCACCAGGAGCATAAAAATTATGAACTGGCAAATAAGGCTTATGCGCAGCTTGGGGAACTTGAAAACTGGTTAATTACAGGTGAATATGAGAATGTTTCTACCAGTGGATTTGACAAGGTATATGATGTTATAGACCACCCGGAACTTGAGGCGAGTTTTTCCGGGAAAAACAACCGGCGGTTTGGCTGGAGAACCGTGCCTTATACGAGGCTAGACAAATGGTTTGATTTTTCATATTATAACAGCTATAAAAATTCTATTCAGTTTGCACAGACCTTTGTAAAAAGCCCTGCAAGTATTACGGCTCAGTTAAGGACAGGTGTTTCTGGTTCTGTTAAGGTCTGGGTAAATGACCAATTGATATTTAGCGAAGCCGAAGAGAGAAATAACGACCTGGATTCCTATATCAATTCAATAAAATTGAATGAAGGGTATAACAGGATACTTGTTCAGATCGGGGAGAGTTATGCGAACAGGTCTAATTTTATGATCCGTATAACGGACGAAAAAGGAAAAGCACTGACCAATATCAGTACTACAGCCACACCTCAAAAGTATACCAGGGAAACAGCTTTTGTATCTACCAATATAAAACCTGTGGCCTTTAATTACTTTGAAACAGAGCTGAAAAGGCAACCCAATAACTACCTTAACCAATTGATGCTTGCAAAGCTTTACCTCAGACTGGGCAATATTTATGAATGCAGAATCTTGCTTGAAAAGCTAAAGAAGCAATTTCCGCAGAGTACCTATCTGAATATAATGTTTATAGATCTGTTTTCGAAAGTAGACAACAGAACAGGTATTGAGATGCTCCAGGAAGCCATTAAAACGAATGATCCTGAAAGCGCTTACGCACTTGAGCTTATTTACAACGAGTATCTCAACCAGAAAGATTATAATAATGCAGCTGCTATTATTACCAAACTGGAAAAGATATACGGCGAGAATGAAAATATCTACATGAAAAAAATTGCTGTTTCAGGGAAACTCAAAAACCACCAGGAGACAATTGATCTTGCAGAAAAATCATACCTGCGGTTTCCAAACTTTCCGGATATTGTAGGGGTGAAATATGCTATCGAAAAAGAAGTTAAAAAGAACCCGAATGCAACAGCAATTTTAGAGAAATATGTTGCTGAAAACGATGATTACTCTTCAGCAAAATACTTGGCCCAGCTCTATTTTGATAAGGGAGAGACAGAAAAGGGGTTATCAGTTTATAAGGACGAAATAAAGAACGATCCAATAGCTTTTGCTGTATATACAGACCTTGCGGCGCAGTATTATAACCTGCAACAATATGCTGATGCAGAGAAAGTGTACTTACAAGCTTTACAGATCGATCCCAATGACGCCGATACCTATGCTTCACTTGGCCACATATACAACGCAAATAAAGAAAAGGAAAAAAGTATCCAGGCCTATACTACAACGCTACAGATAAATCCGAACAATTATGACGCTATACAGGAATTGAGGAGATTACAACAGAAAAAAGCTGTTTTTGATTATTTTGAGCAGCCGGATATCAAAACGATTATCGGCGCTGCACCAAAAGCGAGTAATTATCCTGAGGACCAGTTGCTCGTTTTGCACAGAGAAGTGCAGAAGGTAGTTTATGAACATGGCGGATCCGAAGAAAAACATTTTGATGTGACAAAAGTGCTTACCCAAAAGGGCCTGGAATCTTTTACTGAGTATTATATACCCTATAATAATGATCAGAACTATAATGTTGAAATTGCTGAGGTTATTAAGGCTAACGGGACTAAGGTGCCGGCAGAACAAAATCAGAACCACCTGGTGTTTACCAATCTTGAAGTAGGTGATGTAGTGAACCTCAGGTATACGATTGAAAACTATTCGAGTGGGCAAATGGCCTCACAATTCTCAGATTCATTTTATTTCAGCTACGGCTTGTCTTTCATCAATAAGAAATATGCTTTACTGATACACCAGAATAAGCCGTTTAAGTATGTCTTTTCAAAAAATCCAATCGATCCTGTAAAGACAAAAAAGGACGAGTTCGACCTTTATGTATGGGAACAGCAAAATCAGAAAGCATTGCTTTATGAAGATAAAATGCCTCCTTCTGAAGATGTAGTAAACAAACTCTATGTGTCTTCTATCCCAAACTGGCAGTTCGTTGCAGACTGGTATAACAATATTGCAACGGCAAAGGCACGTAGCAGCTATGAGGTAAAGCAGGTGGTGAAAGAGCTCTTTGCCAATCAGAAAAATACAGATCAACTTACAAAAATCAAGATGATCTATAATTACATCACGCGTAACATTGCTTATAGCTCAATACCTTTCAGACAAAATGGAGTAATTCCTCAGAATCCCGCTTCAGTGATCAATACACGCATTGGCGACTGTAAGGATGTTTCTACACTATTTGTAGCCATGTGTAAAGAGGCGGGAATAGATGCGACGCTGGCTTTGGTAAGCACGCGCGATAACGGGCAAAGTACCCTGCCGCTTCCTAGTATAGACTTTAACCATTGCATTGCAAAGGCAATAATAAATAAGCAGGATTACTGGGTGGAGCTTACTTCAGGAAGTTTGCCATTTAACACCTTTAACACTGGTTTTATCAATTCGAACGTATTGGAGATTAATAAAGCGTCCAATGAACTGATCAGATTTAATCCTTCACTGAGGGGGCGCAATACCTTCAGCTATCAAACGGTAGTGAAAATTGACAATGCCAATATGATGGTTTCTGAAACCAATCAAAATACCGGATCAGCGGTAAGTTACCTGCGTTCTGTATTTACAGATCTCAGCAGCAAGGACCAGCTAAAGAAAATGAAAGAGCAGATCAGTGCAGTTTACCCTGAAAACGAAGTTTATTCGCTTAGTTTTACCAATCTTGATGCTTCCGGTGCAACCTCAGATACATTGGGCACTTCCAGTTCCTATAAGCTGATCAACGTAAATAAACCTGTAGCCGGAATGATGATTTTTTCTATTCCCTGGTCTAACAGGATCTCTGCTTCCAATTTGCAGA
This window encodes:
- a CDS encoding DUF3857 domain-containing protein translates to MKIKSLLILSLCLGTKLSAQVTVNNAWNKFFQNDRQTSRGLFLQLLKDPKTLNDACIGLCFISEMDRRNDEAFTYLNKLYTGSKKPEPYLFALWGSAANYSGHKKSAAQMSHYTNLTQRKDIDGTLPAMAFSLIGKHHQEHKNYELANKAYAQLGELENWLITGEYENVSTSGFDKVYDVIDHPELEASFSGKNNRRFGWRTVPYTRLDKWFDFSYYNSYKNSIQFAQTFVKSPASITAQLRTGVSGSVKVWVNDQLIFSEAEERNNDLDSYINSIKLNEGYNRILVQIGESYANRSNFMIRITDEKGKALTNISTTATPQKYTRETAFVSTNIKPVAFNYFETELKRQPNNYLNQLMLAKLYLRLGNIYECRILLEKLKKQFPQSTYLNIMFIDLFSKVDNRTGIEMLQEAIKTNDPESAYALELIYNEYLNQKDYNNAAAIITKLEKIYGENENIYMKKIAVSGKLKNHQETIDLAEKSYLRFPNFPDIVGVKYAIEKEVKKNPNATAILEKYVAENDDYSSAKYLAQLYFDKGETEKGLSVYKDEIKNDPIAFAVYTDLAAQYYNLQQYADAEKVYLQALQIDPNDADTYASLGHIYNANKEKEKSIQAYTTTLQINPNNYDAIQELRRLQQKKAVFDYFEQPDIKTIIGAAPKASNYPEDQLLVLHREVQKVVYEHGGSEEKHFDVTKVLTQKGLESFTEYYIPYNNDQNYNVEIAEVIKANGTKVPAEQNQNHLVFTNLEVGDVVNLRYTIENYSSGQMASQFSDSFYFSYGLSFINKKYALLIHQNKPFKYVFSKNPIDPVKTKKDEFDLYVWEQQNQKALLYEDKMPPSEDVVNKLYVSSIPNWQFVADWYNNIATAKARSSYEVKQVVKELFANQKNTDQLTKIKMIYNYITRNIAYSSIPFRQNGVIPQNPASVINTRIGDCKDVSTLFVAMCKEAGIDATLALVSTRDNGQSTLPLPSIDFNHCIAKAIINKQDYWVELTSGSLPFNTFNTGFINSNVLEINKASNELIRFNPSLRGRNTFSYQTVVKIDNANMMVSETNQNTGSAVSYLRSVFTDLSSKDQLKKMKEQISAVYPENEVYSLSFTNLDASGATSDTLGTSSSYKLINVNKPVAGMMIFSIPWSNRISASNLQILPERKFGIDLTQLFSMDESRQELTLELPADMSLVQIPKNIHVSNDFVDFKLESTQSGNKISLKRSFMLKNDFVPLDKVESFNASYKQIAEADEQQLAMK